From one Geoalkalibacter halelectricus genomic stretch:
- a CDS encoding S41 family peptidase — protein MKVRRRSIVVLLIAALFVTGLASTGKVYRLAVAEARTSEYQELDLFTDVLALIRQSYVEEVSFKDLIYGAINGMLASLDPHSAFLPPEMYQEMKTDTRGEFGGLGIEISLRDGILTIVAPIEDTPAHRIGLQAGDQILKIEDRFTKDMSIMDAVKLMRGKPGTKVTITIMREAFDKPREFTITREIIQVRSIRAHILEDGYGYLRVAQFQERTSADLLKALAQLRKDNQGPLSGLVLDLRNNPGGLLDQAVEVADAFLSEGLIVYTEGRDKASQLRFAARKSGTEPDYPIVVLINGGSASASEIVAGALQDHRRAVVLGTPSFGKGSVQTIVPLGDDSGLRLTTALYFTPHGTSIQARGITPDILVHPMDVKEAAEEDHPREQDLDKHVDGVMPENGERRFHLDEQTRQDYQLMRALDLLKGWELLKKLDLKAA, from the coding sequence ATGAAGGTTCGCAGACGGTCGATCGTCGTGCTGCTGATCGCCGCCCTGTTCGTGACGGGATTGGCGTCGACCGGCAAGGTTTATCGTCTGGCCGTTGCCGAGGCCCGCACCAGCGAGTACCAGGAACTCGACCTGTTTACCGACGTTCTGGCCCTGATCCGCCAGAGCTACGTCGAGGAGGTGTCCTTCAAGGACCTGATCTACGGTGCCATCAACGGGATGCTGGCTTCCCTGGATCCGCACAGCGCTTTTCTGCCGCCCGAGATGTACCAGGAAATGAAGACCGATACGCGCGGTGAATTCGGCGGCCTGGGCATCGAAATCAGCCTGCGTGACGGCATTCTCACCATCGTCGCGCCCATCGAGGATACCCCCGCCCATCGCATCGGCCTTCAGGCCGGCGACCAGATTCTCAAGATCGAGGATCGTTTCACCAAGGACATGAGCATCATGGATGCGGTCAAGCTCATGCGCGGCAAGCCCGGGACCAAGGTGACCATCACCATCATGCGCGAGGCCTTCGACAAGCCGCGCGAATTTACCATCACGCGGGAGATCATCCAGGTGCGCAGCATCCGCGCGCATATCCTCGAGGACGGCTACGGCTATCTGCGCGTCGCCCAATTCCAGGAGCGCACCAGCGCCGATCTGCTCAAGGCCCTCGCGCAGTTGCGCAAGGACAATCAAGGCCCGCTCTCCGGGCTGGTCCTCGATCTGCGCAACAATCCCGGCGGACTGCTCGATCAGGCAGTGGAGGTGGCGGATGCTTTTCTCTCCGAAGGCCTCATCGTCTACACCGAGGGGCGCGACAAGGCCAGCCAACTGCGCTTTGCCGCGCGCAAATCAGGGACCGAGCCGGACTATCCCATTGTTGTGCTCATCAACGGCGGCAGCGCCAGCGCCTCGGAAATCGTCGCCGGCGCCCTGCAGGATCACCGGCGCGCCGTGGTGCTCGGTACCCCGAGTTTCGGCAAGGGGTCGGTGCAGACCATCGTCCCCCTGGGTGACGACTCGGGGCTGCGCCTGACCACGGCCCTTTATTTCACTCCCCATGGAACCTCCATTCAGGCCCGGGGAATCACCCCGGATATCCTGGTACACCCCATGGATGTGAAAGAGGCCGCCGAGGAAGACCATCCGCGCGAGCAGGATCTGGACAAGCACGTCGACGGCGTCATGCCCGAAAACGGCGAGCGGCGCTTCCACCTCGACGAGCAGACCCGCCAGGATTATCAGTTGATGCGGGCCCTGGATCTGCTCAAAGGCTGGGAGCTTCTCAAGAAACTCGACCTCAAGGCGGCTTAG